TTTACCGCCCGGGCCACTTCCGCCAGGTGCTCCTCGTTGATCCCCGGTATCAGCACGCTGTTAACCTTCACCACCATGCCCATCCGGCTGGCCAGGCGAATGCCCGCCTGCTGGGCCTCCCACAGCCGTTGCGCCCCGTGAATACCGGTGTACAACCTCCCCCGGAAGCGCACGTACTCATAAACCAGGCTGCCCACGGAGGGAGAAACCGCGTTTACCGTGACCGTTACCGCCTTTACCCCGCACTCCCGCAACCGCGGCAGGCTTTCCTCCAGGAGCAACCCGTTGGTGCTGACGCACTTTATGAGGCCCGGAAAACGTTGCCGTACCAGTTCCAGGGTTCGCAGGGTAGCGGGATTGGCCAGCGGCTCGCCCGGGCCGGCTATGCCCACCACCCGCAGCCGGGGATCGGCCCGCACCAGCCGCTCTACGTGCGCCAGGGCCTCTTCGGGCTCCATCAGGCGGCGGGTCACTCCCGGGCGGTTTTCGTGCAGGCAGTCGTACCGGCGGCTGCAGTAGCGGCACTTTAGGTTGCAGTCCGGCGCCACCGGAAGGTGTATTCGTCCGAACCGTCTAGCCGCAGCCCGGCTGTAACAGGGATGTTCGCGGACAACTTCCTCGAAGGTTCGGCAGCTCATTGGCCTCGTCTCCTCCTCCTCTCGGGCGGCTGCGAGCCGGGGGCGCGCCGG
The nucleotide sequence above comes from Clostridia bacterium. Encoded proteins:
- a CDS encoding radical SAM protein, with protein sequence MSCRTFEEVVREHPCYSRAAARRFGRIHLPVAPDCNLKCRYCSRRYDCLHENRPGVTRRLMEPEEALAHVERLVRADPRLRVVGIAGPGEPLANPATLRTLELVRQRFPGLIKCVSTNGLLLEESLPRLRECGVKAVTVTVNAVSPSVGSLVYEYVRFRGRLYTGIHGAQRLWEAQQAGIRLASRMGMVVKVNSVLIPGINEEHLAEVARAVKQAGAHLMNVLPLIPQGGFRHLPPPSPERVRRVREALSATIAQVGHCRLCRADAAGML